In Desulfovibrio gilichinskyi, a genomic segment contains:
- a CDS encoding Na(+)-translocating NADH-quinone reductase subunit A, with protein MIKLKKGLDIPISGEPELELFEESPPKTVAVLGCDYVGMKPSMSVAVGDTVKLGQAIFKDKKTEGVIFTAPGSGKIIAINRGDRRLLQSVVIELDETAGEVEFPKYSSDKLLSLDRQKVVDNLVTSGMWTAFRTRPFSKTPEIDSVPHSIFVTAMDTNPLSADPTPIIWQESEAWLDGLRILTRLTKGDVNVCAADGKALPLLQEVKTQLFSGPHPAGLAGTHIHFIDPVGPGKTVWHLGYQDVIAIGKLFITGRLATERFIALGGPMVKRPCILKTRMGACMGEVLSGKILKGEVRIVSGSVLSGFKAEGPLGFLGRFHNQITAIAEGGKREFLGWLGLGLNKFSAKSVYLSAFCTKGKKFALNTLLGGSARAIFPTGAFDEVMPLDILPTYLVRAMAVMDTDEAQALGCLELDEEDLALLSFVDCGKNDFGFMLREVLTLIEKEG; from the coding sequence TATGTCCGTTGCAGTAGGGGATACGGTCAAACTTGGCCAAGCTATCTTTAAAGACAAAAAAACCGAAGGTGTAATCTTCACGGCTCCCGGATCCGGTAAGATTATCGCCATCAACAGAGGTGACCGTCGGCTTTTGCAGTCTGTTGTCATTGAACTTGATGAAACAGCCGGAGAAGTTGAATTTCCGAAATACAGTTCGGATAAGCTGCTCAGCCTTGATCGCCAAAAAGTAGTAGATAACCTCGTAACATCCGGCATGTGGACCGCGTTTCGCACACGCCCTTTCAGCAAAACTCCGGAAATAGATTCTGTTCCGCATTCCATTTTTGTAACGGCGATGGATACCAATCCGCTGTCCGCTGACCCAACTCCGATCATCTGGCAAGAATCTGAAGCATGGCTTGACGGTCTTCGTATCCTAACCAGGCTGACCAAAGGCGATGTCAATGTCTGCGCGGCAGACGGCAAAGCTCTACCGCTTCTACAAGAAGTGAAAACCCAGCTCTTTTCGGGACCTCACCCTGCAGGTCTGGCAGGAACTCACATTCATTTTATTGACCCAGTGGGTCCTGGAAAAACAGTTTGGCACCTTGGTTATCAAGACGTCATTGCTATCGGCAAGCTTTTCATCACCGGCAGGCTTGCTACAGAACGTTTCATAGCTCTCGGCGGCCCTATGGTTAAACGTCCGTGTATCCTGAAGACAAGAATGGGCGCCTGCATGGGCGAAGTGCTTTCTGGAAAAATCCTTAAAGGCGAAGTCCGTATAGTTTCAGGGTCAGTCCTTTCCGGCTTTAAAGCGGAAGGACCGCTTGGTTTTCTTGGTCGCTTCCATAACCAGATTACAGCAATTGCCGAAGGCGGTAAGCGCGAGTTTCTGGGTTGGCTGGGACTGGGACTCAACAAGTTCTCTGCAAAATCAGTGTATTTGTCAGCATTTTGTACAAAAGGGAAAAAGTTTGCTCTGAATACACTATTAGGCGGAAGCGCGAGAGCTATTTTCCCCACTGGAGCGTTTGACGAGGTCATGCCGCTGGATATCCTGCCGACGTATCTTGTAAGAGCGATGGCTGTTATGGACACGGATGAAGCTCAGGCACTCGGCTGTCTGGAACTCGATGAGGAAGACCTCGCCCTGTTGTCCTTTGTGGACTGCGGCAAGAACGATTTCGGGTTCATGCTGCGCGAAGTCCTCACTCTTATCGAGAAGGAAGGATAA